A genomic stretch from Pararhizobium sp. IMCC21322 includes:
- a CDS encoding glutathione S-transferase, translating into MSNLKLTYFDFAGSRGEEIRLAFAIAGVEFDDNRLSFEAFSKLKSDLPFGSMPVLEVKDHGVISQTNAILRLVGRQHGLHPKNLFEAVRHDELMEAVEELRQRISATMRIEDAAVKKAARQKLATDYIAHWGAGVEQLIGAGPFLAGEQPSVADIKLYMAHKWISSGGIDDIPTDIFDPFTKFKTLADGMRNHPAVLKWYSSET; encoded by the coding sequence ATGTCAAATCTTAAACTTACCTACTTCGATTTCGCTGGCAGCAGAGGCGAGGAAATACGGCTGGCATTTGCCATCGCCGGTGTGGAATTTGACGATAATCGCCTGTCATTTGAGGCTTTCAGCAAGCTCAAATCAGACCTTCCATTCGGTTCGATGCCGGTTCTGGAAGTGAAAGATCATGGTGTGATCAGCCAGACCAACGCCATATTGCGCCTTGTCGGTCGCCAGCACGGGCTTCACCCCAAAAACCTGTTTGAAGCGGTCCGGCATGATGAACTGATGGAGGCGGTGGAAGAATTGCGGCAACGCATATCAGCAACGATGCGGATTGAAGACGCGGCGGTGAAGAAGGCTGCCAGACAGAAGCTTGCAACAGATTACATTGCGCATTGGGGGGCAGGCGTGGAGCAGCTGATCGGAGCAGGCCCTTTTCTTGCCGGCGAACAGCCAAGCGTTGCTGACATCAAATTATACATGGCCCACAAATGGATCAGCAGTGGTGGCATCGATGATATCCCAACAGACATTTTTGATCCTTTCACCAAGTTCAAAACCCTCGCAGATGGCATGCGAAACCATCCAGCAGTTTTAAAATGGTACTCCTCCGAAACCTGA
- a CDS encoding outer membrane protein, with protein MILRTSLIATASAGALILSLNAGFAADLYDNGGGYQQPTYNGNPPADWTGLYMGPMLGYIWGNIDPDSGAEVDVDGILLGGFAGYNFQAGSLVFGGEADLAITSMDGSEGGTDGDADWTGSIRGRLGYAWDRHMIYGTAGLGFLSADVDLGGASDENTHVGLVAGAGFESMVNSSFSARAEYLYSGYGEKDYGAFEADANSHAIRAGLGYHF; from the coding sequence ATGATTTTGCGTACCTCTCTTATTGCGACGGCTTCTGCCGGGGCGCTTATTTTGTCGTTGAACGCTGGTTTTGCGGCTGATCTTTACGACAATGGCGGTGGCTATCAGCAGCCGACCTACAATGGCAATCCTCCCGCAGATTGGACCGGCCTTTATATGGGCCCGATGCTTGGTTATATCTGGGGCAATATTGATCCCGATTCCGGCGCGGAAGTAGATGTGGATGGTATTCTGCTGGGTGGTTTTGCCGGGTACAATTTTCAGGCAGGGTCTCTGGTCTTTGGTGGTGAAGCGGATTTGGCGATTACCAGCATGGATGGCAGTGAAGGCGGCACCGATGGTGACGCCGACTGGACTGGAAGCATTCGGGGCCGTCTGGGCTACGCTTGGGACCGCCACATGATCTATGGCACGGCAGGCCTTGGGTTCCTCAGCGCCGATGTGGACCTTGGTGGTGCCAGTGACGAGAACACCCATGTGGGTCTTGTGGCCGGCGCGGGCTTTGAAAGCATGGTCAACAGTTCATTCAGCGCCAGGGCGGAGTATCTCTACTCCGGCTATGGCGAAAAAGATTATGGCGCATTTGAAGCTGACGCCAATTCCCACGCCATCCGTGCCGGTTTGGGGTATCATTTCTAA
- a CDS encoding outer membrane protein, whose translation MSVNSYLPNQKSVLKTTGAAAVAVLALTMVARAADLPVEPQVEVYEPLPVQPTSYDWSGVYLGAMLGYTWAEYNVEGLNDIDDNGYVAGAYTGFNFQSGSLVFGVEGDFAAVGLDESSGATSLETDMIGSVRGRVGYAFDRVLAYGTGGVAFANVTADDGTVSDDNWHSGYVVGAGVEAAMTDNILARVEYLYTDFGEETYELTTDVDADLTSHTIRAGLGYKF comes from the coding sequence ATGTCCGTAAATTCTTATCTGCCAAATCAAAAATCTGTTCTGAAGACAACCGGTGCAGCCGCTGTTGCGGTATTGGCCCTGACTATGGTGGCAAGGGCTGCAGACCTTCCAGTTGAGCCCCAAGTTGAAGTGTATGAACCCCTCCCGGTTCAGCCCACATCCTACGATTGGTCGGGTGTCTATCTGGGTGCCATGCTTGGCTATACCTGGGCGGAATACAATGTAGAAGGCTTGAATGATATTGATGACAATGGCTATGTGGCTGGTGCCTACACCGGATTCAACTTCCAGTCCGGAAGCCTTGTCTTTGGTGTTGAAGGCGATTTTGCCGCCGTTGGACTTGATGAGTCATCCGGCGCAACAAGTCTTGAAACCGATATGATTGGCAGCGTACGGGGCCGTGTCGGTTACGCCTTTGACCGCGTTCTTGCCTACGGTACGGGCGGTGTCGCCTTTGCCAACGTCACAGCAGATGATGGCACAGTCAGCGATGATAACTGGCACAGCGGTTACGTTGTGGGCGCCGGCGTTGAAGCGGCGATGACTGATAACATTCTGGCTCGCGTTGAATATCTTTACACTGATTTTGGTGAAGAGACCTATGAGCTGACGACAGATGTTGATGCCGATCTGACGTCGCATACGATCCGGGCCGGACTTGGATACAAGTTCTGA
- a CDS encoding calcium/sodium antiporter yields the protein MITYLALLAGLIILVFAGDLLVRGAVGVAERLGIPALIIGLTIVAFGTSAPELVISMKAAASGAPGLAIGNVVGSNIANILLVLGAPSLIFATACSGPGTRRNALFMVTITLGFVALASDGMLSRLDAVVMLSLLGVFLYDNYRSARRHRKQAQDALQDEFGDIGTKPAWMLSGFLLVGLIGLPIGASFTIFGATEIARNWGVSETSIGLTVVAIGTSLPELVAAVMAAFHRQSAVAIGNVIGSNIFNLLAIMGTTAAVFPLPVPGDVFVPDMWIMVLTSMCLLPFIFLSKSITRPVGVIMVLLYVAYVISALHPHGFL from the coding sequence ATGATTACCTATCTGGCACTTCTCGCCGGTCTTATTATCTTGGTTTTTGCTGGCGATCTGCTGGTCCGTGGTGCTGTAGGCGTGGCCGAGCGCCTGGGCATTCCTGCACTCATAATCGGCCTTACAATTGTCGCCTTTGGTACTTCAGCGCCAGAGTTGGTGATTTCCATGAAGGCTGCAGCTTCCGGCGCACCGGGTCTGGCCATCGGCAATGTGGTTGGTTCCAACATCGCCAACATTCTGCTGGTTCTGGGCGCGCCTTCATTGATTTTTGCCACAGCGTGCAGCGGGCCCGGTACACGGCGCAATGCGCTGTTCATGGTGACCATCACGCTTGGCTTTGTTGCGCTGGCAAGCGATGGAATGTTGAGCCGACTGGACGCAGTGGTGATGCTGTCCCTGCTGGGCGTCTTTCTCTACGATAATTATCGAAGCGCAAGACGACACCGCAAACAGGCGCAGGATGCCCTGCAAGACGAGTTTGGTGACATTGGTACCAAACCGGCCTGGATGCTGAGCGGGTTCCTGCTGGTCGGCCTTATCGGCCTGCCCATAGGTGCCAGCTTCACAATTTTTGGTGCTACAGAAATTGCACGCAACTGGGGCGTATCGGAAACCTCCATTGGCCTGACAGTTGTTGCGATCGGCACCTCACTGCCAGAACTTGTGGCCGCTGTCATGGCTGCCTTTCATCGGCAAAGCGCCGTTGCCATCGGCAACGTCATCGGCTCCAACATATTTAATCTGCTCGCGATCATGGGCACTACAGCCGCAGTGTTTCCGCTTCCGGTTCCAGGCGATGTATTTGTACCGGACATGTGGATCATGGTGCTGACATCTATGTGTCTGCTGCCCTTTATATTCCTGTCCAAATCCATTACCCGTCCTGTAGGGGTAATCATGGTTCTGCTTTATGTCGCCTATGTGATTTCGGCATTGCACCCCCATGGCTTCTTATAG
- a CDS encoding SDR family oxidoreductase has product MSEHALVTGAAKRIGKALALHLADQGYCVSVHYNTSRADAQKVVSDIQSRGGKAVAIQADLADMGSVIQLEAQAAAEFGPVTLLVNNASTFVSDEIGSITPESWDHHLQPNLQAPVFLAQAMADRLPKAEKGLIINMIDQRVWALTPRYMSYTLSKAALWSATQTLAQALAPNIRVNGIGPGPTLSNARQSDADFQAQINATILQVQPQLSEITAAIDFIRKAPSMTGQMIALDSGQHLAWETPDVVGCFE; this is encoded by the coding sequence ATGAGCGAACATGCATTGGTAACCGGCGCAGCAAAGCGCATCGGCAAAGCACTGGCCCTGCATCTGGCTGATCAGGGCTATTGTGTCAGCGTACATTACAACACTTCCAGGGCCGACGCGCAGAAGGTTGTATCCGACATTCAGTCTCGCGGCGGCAAGGCGGTGGCCATACAGGCCGATTTGGCGGACATGGGCTCGGTCATCCAACTGGAAGCTCAGGCTGCAGCAGAATTCGGACCTGTGACGCTGCTGGTCAACAATGCCTCCACTTTTGTGTCTGATGAAATCGGTTCAATCACTCCCGAAAGCTGGGACCACCATTTACAGCCCAACCTTCAGGCCCCGGTCTTTCTGGCACAGGCGATGGCAGACCGCTTGCCAAAGGCGGAAAAGGGCTTGATCATCAACATGATTGACCAGCGTGTTTGGGCCCTGACCCCGCGCTACATGTCCTACACATTGTCAAAAGCCGCTCTTTGGAGTGCAACACAGACACTGGCGCAGGCACTTGCACCCAATATCCGCGTCAACGGCATAGGGCCCGGCCCAACACTGTCCAACGCGCGCCAGTCAGATGCTGATTTTCAGGCGCAGATCAACGCAACAATTTTGCAGGTCCAACCGCAATTATCCGAAATCACAGCGGCGATTGATTTCATTCGCAAAGCGCCATCCATGACAGGACAGATGATTGCCCTGGATAGCGGTCAGCATCTGGCATGGGAAACACCGGATGTGGTAGGCTGCTTTGAATGA
- the uvrC gene encoding excinuclease ABC subunit UvrC has product MSEQSTEPPVPEAPSKADDEHASEGQPDVKTGPQIILAFAKKLPNNPGVYRMYGAKGDVLYVGKARSLKKRVTNYTRMMGQTNRIARMISQTAGMEFVSTRTETEALLLEANLIKRFRPKYNVLLRDDKSFPYIHIAEDHDAPQLLKHRGARKGKGSYFGPFASAGSVNRTITALQKAFLLRNCSDSYYENRTRPCLQFQIKRCSGPCTGEISKENYAELVDEAKGFLSGKSQKVQQELAGKMEAASGDLDFETAAIYRDRLAALSHIQSQQGINPHTVKEADVFALHQQDGQTCIQVFFFRTGQNWGNRAYFPKADETLDPGFVLEAFLTQFYDDKPTPSHILVSHLGEEHELLSEALTERMGHKVHLSKPLRGEKRDLIAHAMTNAREALGRKQAETSSQQKLLRGLQEVFELSDMPRRIEVYDNSHIMGTNAVGGMIVAGVDGFLKNQYRKFNIKSKDITPGDDYGMMREVLTRRFSRLMKETDGPKHATEEDTIDAGTWPDLLLIDGGIGQINAVKGVLKELGVTDMPIAGIAKGPDRDAGREKFIVPGRAPFMLPERDPVLYFIQRMRDEAHRFAIGSHRARRKRDITKNPLDEIPGIGPTRKRAILHHFGTAKATSKAGLTDLEKVPGVSAQMAQIIFDFFHDTGKNETD; this is encoded by the coding sequence ATGAGCGAGCAATCCACTGAACCCCCAGTACCAGAGGCACCGAGTAAGGCCGATGACGAGCACGCGAGTGAAGGCCAGCCGGATGTAAAAACCGGTCCGCAGATCATTCTGGCCTTCGCTAAAAAACTGCCGAACAACCCCGGCGTCTATCGCATGTATGGCGCTAAGGGCGACGTGCTTTATGTGGGCAAGGCGCGCAGTCTTAAAAAGCGGGTCACCAACTATACCCGCATGATGGGCCAGACCAACCGCATCGCCCGCATGATCAGCCAAACGGCGGGCATGGAGTTTGTCAGCACGCGCACTGAAACCGAAGCGCTGCTGCTGGAAGCCAATCTCATCAAGCGGTTCCGGCCCAAATACAATGTTCTGCTGCGCGATGATAAGAGCTTTCCCTATATCCACATAGCTGAAGACCATGATGCCCCTCAGCTTTTAAAGCATCGTGGCGCGCGCAAGGGTAAGGGCAGTTACTTTGGTCCTTTTGCCTCTGCCGGTTCCGTCAACCGAACCATTACGGCGCTGCAAAAAGCCTTCCTGCTGCGCAATTGCAGCGATTCCTATTACGAAAACCGCACCCGCCCCTGCCTGCAATTTCAGATCAAACGCTGTTCAGGCCCCTGCACCGGTGAAATTTCCAAGGAGAACTACGCCGAACTGGTGGACGAAGCCAAAGGGTTCCTGTCAGGCAAAAGCCAGAAGGTGCAGCAGGAACTGGCAGGAAAAATGGAAGCCGCTTCCGGTGATCTTGATTTTGAGACCGCAGCCATTTACCGAGACCGGCTGGCGGCGCTGTCACACATTCAATCGCAACAGGGCATCAATCCGCACACGGTCAAGGAAGCAGATGTGTTCGCCCTTCATCAACAGGATGGCCAGACCTGCATTCAGGTCTTCTTCTTCCGCACGGGCCAGAATTGGGGCAACCGGGCCTATTTCCCCAAAGCCGACGAAACCCTTGATCCAGGTTTTGTACTGGAAGCTTTCCTGACCCAGTTTTACGATGATAAGCCAACGCCCTCTCACATTCTTGTCTCCCACCTGGGAGAAGAGCATGAATTGCTGTCAGAAGCCCTCACTGAACGCATGGGGCACAAGGTGCACCTGTCCAAACCGTTGCGCGGCGAAAAGCGGGATCTCATCGCTCATGCCATGACCAATGCCCGCGAAGCGCTGGGGCGCAAACAGGCTGAAACCAGCTCGCAACAAAAATTGCTGCGCGGTCTGCAGGAGGTGTTTGAACTGTCAGATATGCCACGGCGCATTGAGGTCTATGACAACAGCCACATTATGGGCACCAATGCGGTCGGTGGCATGATTGTGGCTGGCGTCGATGGCTTTTTGAAAAACCAGTACCGTAAGTTCAATATCAAATCCAAGGACATCACGCCCGGTGATGATTACGGCATGATGCGTGAAGTGCTCACCCGGCGTTTTTCACGTCTCATGAAAGAGACTGATGGCCCCAAGCACGCCACTGAGGAGGACACAATTGATGCAGGCACCTGGCCTGACCTGTTGCTAATCGATGGCGGCATCGGCCAAATCAATGCTGTAAAGGGCGTTCTGAAAGAGTTGGGTGTTACTGACATGCCGATTGCCGGCATCGCCAAGGGCCCGGACCGTGATGCAGGCCGGGAAAAATTCATCGTGCCAGGCCGCGCGCCGTTTATGCTGCCTGAGCGTGACCCTGTTCTCTATTTCATCCAGCGCATGCGCGATGAAGCCCACCGCTTCGCCATCGGTTCCCACCGCGCGCGGCGCAAGCGGGACATTACCAAAAACCCACTGGACGAGATACCGGGCATCGGCCCGACCCGCAAACGCGCCATCCTGCACCATTTCGGCACAGCCAAAGCCACCAGCAAGGCGGGATTGACAGATTTGGAAAAAGTGCCGGGCGTCTCCGCCCAAATGGCGCAAATCATTTTCGATTTTTTCCATGATACAGGAAAAAACGAAACGGATTAA